The genomic stretch ACACTCCGCGTGTTGAAGGCAATTCAGGCGAATTACGAGAGTGGAGAAGTCTGCCCGGCGAACTGGGCTCCCGGTGAGGATACTATGAAGGGCGATCCGGAAGGCGCCAAAGAGTACTTCTCGACTCACAACTAGATCGTACATACCTAAGTTATTATGCGGCGCTGTAGTCGAAGCATTTGAGCTTCTGCAGCGTCGTTTGAGGCTGCGCGTTGATGTCACGAGACACGGCTGACATCTTACTTGCCTCGTGCCGACAAACGTGAAGATTACAGTAGTTGAGATTTTTCAAGGTACTGTTGGAATAACTCGAAATTAAGATGCGATTGGTCTACCAGAGGAGGGACCAGCCTTCTAAGGTCAGCTGAGACTTTGCTCCCGGTCTCCCACAAACTATCAAAGACCTTGATCAGCTTAGGTCCGGTGAGACCATCGCGATCCAAACACCAATCATCTTGTCCAATCTTATGAAACAGTCGTTTGACCTTGGGCATGTATGATATCCCGATCACGGGGACTCCACTGGTGGCCGCGAAAAGCGCGGCGTGGAATCTCTCCCCGATCACAAAGTCCATTTTGCTGATAATACTCAGAATCTCTTTAGGACCGTATTCGTGCTCGACCAGCGTGACCATTTCTTTCCGATTGATCGCTTCATGGATCAACCGAACGTCGAGCCTGTCATCGAAGCCGCCGCCTGTTTGCATCGGAATGAAGCATATTCTTGCACCAAGCGTCTGTATAACATGATCGCAGAACTTGACCATAGCCGCTCGAAACCAGTCATCCTGCGCGTGACGACCACACAGACCGATCCCAATCAAGGGTGTGTTGTATGACTTCGATAATTCCTCTTTCCTGAGTATGTACTCTATCCTTTCCTCGGACACTGGCTTTAGAAGAAACGCGAAATCCTCGGTGACATGAATCGCTGATTCTGAAAGGCCTGTTTCCAGTAGTAGTTGTTGTGATTTGTTGTCGCGAACGCATATCAAGTCGGCTTTGTCCAGAGTACTCCTGAGGGCAGTGGCGGTATCATGGCGGTGGATCGGACCAACACCGACCCCGAGAAGGACAACTTTCTTCCCAAGTCGTTTTCCCCATCTTATTTTGTCAAGAAGCTGCTGGACATACTCGTTGGTGTGAGGATAGTCGAAGAACAACCCGCCGCCACCTATTATCAACATATCTGACTTGAGGTAGGTTCTTAGCGATTTTACGAAGTTGCTCCGATTCCTACCTAAGATCCCGACGGTGAATTTCGATGTGGACGTGGGCAGTATATTCTGTACAGCGTCCACTGCATGAAACCGTTTGGTAGACTCGACATCTCCGGAAAAGACCACAAGCTTGTCACGCAGACCGATTTTGTCCATCTGATCGACAAGAACACTCAGAATGGCTTCATCGCCGGTATTTCGATACCCAAAATAGCCGAGACACGAAATTCGTTTCAGCATTATCGCCTACCTTTCCCGATGAGACGATTGATAAGCGGTATTCTGGGAAGTACGGACTCCGTAGTGAGGATCTTGATCCTATGCACTCCTTCTCTCATTTTGGCCAGTTCAGTGGCAGTGTAAAACCGAAGAAAATAGAGCACTACGGGAAAGCAGCAAGCCAACGAGAATTTGGTGACAATAGACAAGAAAACGTTTGATATGTCTATTATAGATGCGATGGCAAGCAGTCCAAACGCACAGAATGTCATTTTGGCGATTCGAGCAAGCTGGTAGGGTATATTGTACAGCTTCTGTGATCGATTGTATACGAAACAAAAAATCACGCCGAAGGTAATCAATGTTGCAATAGATGCTCCCCACAGCTTGAGTTCCGGAATCAAGAGGAGGTTTGCTCCCACGTTCACCGCGGCGCCTATTCCGGATGCATAGGCCAGGTACTTCGTCTTCTTTTCCAGCAGCATTCCAAGCTGTGCGTAGGAGTAACAGCCCCACAATACGTATGATAAGATGATCATCGGAACATACATATATGCACTGTGGTATTCAGAATCAGCGACTATCGAGACTACATCCTTTATCAGAACAGAAACCCCGAGACCTATGAATAGCTGAACGAACAGAAAATAAGTGAAGACGTAAGAGTATGTCCTCTTCGCGTCATCCAGCCTGGCGATTTCGAATCTCTTGGGACCCCAGATAAGCATGAAAGGTGTCAGCACCAGGAAATTAGGGAGCATTCCGAATTTGTAAGCCAGCGAGTAAATCCCGACGTCGGAGAGAGACGCGAACCTCTGCAGGATGAAACGATCTCCAAAGTTGACAATAAACATCCCCAGCCAGCTTCCTATCAGTGGGGTTCCGTATTTGAGCATATCAAAGAATGTCTGGCGAGAAAACGATAAGCCGATTTGTCGAATGGTGAAAATTGTCAGGAAGACTCCAGTAACAGCACTTGTTAGGAGGCCGCCGAGAAGGATTCCTTTGACCCCCATTCCAAGATAGACAATGAATATGATATTTAGAGACAGGTTAATTGCCAACCTGACTAGATTGATGACATTATAGAGAACTGATCTTTCCCTGATGAGAAGAAGATTCATGGGAATCTCAATATTGAGGTTCAGAATCATAGTCACGAAAATCAGATGGAATAACTGGAGGTAGTCGGGAGACTTGAAAACAAGTTGTGATATGTCTCTGGCAAATAACAACAACCAAATTGCGGAAAAGGCGGATGCAACCCACAAGGTTATCATTGCCACACTGACAACGCGGTTTTGCCTCACCTGGTCATCATAGTCATGGTAGAGCCTGACAACCGACTGGGCTACCCCCATTGCCAGCAGCAAACCTATCAGATAAGAAGTCAGATCGAGCAGTTCCAGAGTTCCATACTCTTCGGTGGTCAGGTAGTGTGTGTAGACAGGGATCATCACGAAACCGACCATCCTGCTGGCCAGTGTGCCAGCAAGATAGACGACGGAGTGCTTGAGGATTCCCTTGATTTCAGCAAACATCTATTGACCGCTCCGGTAATGCGCCACGCGATATGGCAAATCCCCGGCTTCTATCTCTTTGCACATAATCCTCGGCGAGGCTGAGAAAAATCGCTTCTCATTTTGAAACTTATTGGAATGATTTCCACTACAAATTACTGGCATATTTGGAGAACTACTTGAGTTCATCAAGTTTTCTTCAATCGACGTTTTGAAGCAACTATAAGAGATATTATCTGAAGCCACAAGTTTTTTTCTGACGAAACAGAGATAGGGTGGTGTTCCGTCAGTAATGTTCTTCAACGGAATTCGGCTATGGGCTCATTGAGTTCTACATTAGATTTCTCGCTCATTGCTGCCAACACATGTTCCCGCCATCTCTGAATACCGAGAGTGGTGGATCGTCGAATCTATGATGACTTCTCACCTGTTCAAGAAAGGAATGGAATCAAGGATTGGACAATGTTGCGGGCAGTTGCAGGTGTTCTGCCTGCGTGCTGGCAATCCAAAGTTCTTGATGTATATTGAGATAGAAAAAACGTTGATTAGTTGCTTTCCGGAATAGGTTTTGCCTTGTAATTTGTCGATAAACTTCGTAATAGATAGTGGCATAGACTGTTCCAATAGAATGGAGTTTCATTGTATGTATACTAAGTGTATTGCTATGGTATTGGGTCTGGTGCTTGTGCTGTCGTTGTCAACACCTTCTGTTGCCACGACGTATTATATCTCGAAGTCGGGGAGTGATTCTTACTCAGGCACAAGCTGGTCGCAGGCATGGTTGACGATCGAGAAAGTGAATAGTGTACTACAAGCAGGTGACACTATCTTTTTCGGCACAGGAATTTGGTACAACTCGCAGATCAGGCCACCTGCGGGAGGCAGCTACTACAACAGGACAGTGTACGCCTGCTCCACGTACACTGACGCAACGCGGGGGAGAGCTCATATATGGGCTGGCGGTTTGCTGACTGGATGGACCTCGGTAGGAGGATACGTATACAAAGCCAGTTATAATGATAGCAGAAGTCACACCATGGGACAGGATCACGTGCTACTGGATCCCGAGGCGAGTGTTGCTGATGTCGATCAACCGGGCGAGTTTTTTCATGATGTGAGCAATAACCTCGTATATGTTTGGCCGTACGAAAGTAAGAATCCAAATAACTGCACGATGATTATTTCTTCCAACAAGGCGGTCTCTTTCGCTGTCTCCAACATCGGACACGTCCAATTCTTTGGCCTCGACTTCAAATACGGCGAACTTGCGACAGTCGACTTTCACGCGACGTGCGACAGCGTGTTCTTCATTCACTGTAATATCACTCACGGAAGTGGGAGTGAAGGAACCAATTGTGGCGCTGTCTTCTTCCGGGCCGATGGTCCATACCCAAGGGATGCCACAGATGACGCTACATTTGGGCGCTTCAATACATTCAGGGCATGCTCTCTCGGACATGTGATGGAAGAACGAGGACCCACTTATGGTCATATCATGACAACATACAATGAGAATCACGTTTACGTCGAGTCCTGCACTGTCTTCCCACCGTTTGGCAACGGAATTTACTTCAAAGACAAGATGGTAACGCCGAGACACACCGGAATGGTAGCCAGATTCAACACGATTCACGGTGCAGCACAGAGCGCTGTTCTTTGGACATCGCATGCGAACAGGGATAGTGTCTATGGAAATATCATCTATGACTGCGAAACGGGTATTATCAACGGGGGATCGAACAGCCCGCCGTTTGAAGGGCATCTGTTCATCTGTAACAACACGATCTATAACACACACGACGTTGCAATGAGTTTCGCTGACAACGGTGCAACTTGCGGGGACAGCAATAAAGTCAAGTATAATATCATCGCTGGCTGCGACTTGCCATTTGGTCGCCGAATAACTGGTTTCTCGTATGTAGAGCCAGCGTGTCTTCTGACGTACACAATCGATTCCAACATGTACTACAATCCAACCGAATGGTTCGATGTATGTGAACCGGATGTTTCGTTCGAGAACTGGCAAAATCACGGATATGATGTTCGTGGATATGACAATATCGATCCCGGTTTCGCAGATCTATCGTGGCTGAATCCCTGGTCAGCATATTCCAGACCGGGGGCTGCTGCAGAGATGAACCGAGCAGATTACGGCGACAGGCAATGGACCGTCTGGGGAGCGGTGCAGCAGGCCGCCAGCGGCTGTGATCCGCCCGGCTCGACCACCTTGATGAGTCCATCCAACGGAGCGTCGAACCTCGATCAGCCGATACTATTCGATTGGTCAGATGTCGGCGATGCTGATCTGTATCAGCTGCAAATAGACAACAATTCGAATTTCAGCAGCCCCGAAGCGACTTATCAGACTTCATCGTCAAGCCAGTCCGTATCCGGTCTGTCTGGAACGACAACATACTATTGGCGCGTGCGATCGTACAGCAACTGCGGGGGGTGGGGCAACTGGAGCACTAGCCGCAGCTTCTCGACTGCCTATAGCGGCTGTGACCCACCGGGAGCTCCGACGGTGATGAGTCCTCCGAATGGAGCCTCTGACGTGGCTCAACCTGTTCCGACCAATTGGAATGATGTGAGCACTGCGACACTGTATAACTTGCAGGTCGACAACAATTCAGATTTCAGCAGTCCGAATGTGAATGTCCAGCCATCAGTTTCTCAATACTCGGTTCCTGCGACGCTGACCCCGTCAACAGCATATTACTGGCGTGTGCGATCGTACAATAGTTGCGGATGGGGCGGATGGTCATCGACTCTTCACTTCATGACCGCAGCCGAATCTGGTGGAGACGATACAACACCGCCTGCGATATCGAATGTCCATGCGACAGACACAACAGCAACAACGGCGCAGATTCTGTGGCAGACCAACGAGCTGGCCACTTCCCAGGTCGTCTATGTGACAGGTATAGGATCGCCTGACAGCACGAATGAGACGACCACATTTGTATTAGATCATCAGAACATGCTGACTGGACTGTATCCCAATACCACGTACGAATACTGCGTCAAGAGCGCCGATTCATCGGATAACATATCCCAGAGCTTGTGGTATTATTTTAGAACAGCCGGGTTCATTGTCGGAGCTGACGAGACGCAGATCGAGGCGCTTGGAGAACCTGTATACTACACATCGCAGCCGACGCTTGTTGTCCGAAATGTTTCACAGTCTGACGAGAATGCATACTACTTCGAAGTTGCTACCGATTCTAATTTCGTTAATTCGGTGACGGCGTCCCAGGCGGTGGATCAACAGGAGGGTGGCACAACCGGCTGGAAGGTTTCGAGCCGATTAGATGAGGACCGGGACTATTATTGGCGTGCAAGCGCTAACCTTGAGCAACACTCTAATGTTTCACGGTTCCGCGTGAAGCCGAAACCGCACACCTATCCAGATCCATTCAACCCGCATGAGACACCTTTCGTTACATTCACGGACATTCCTCCGGGATCGACTCTGAAGATCAAGACTCTTCAGGGAGAGACTGTCTGGACATCAAGTAACGATGAGAAGGCGGAGGTAATCTGGGACGGTATGACCGATTCCAGGATGGAGGCAGCAGCGGGCGTATACATCTGGATCGTCGAGGATACCGATATTCGCGGAAAACTGACTGTGATAAGATAATAATCGATCGTTGAATAACCGATCTGCAGGGCTGTGCTTAATCGTGCGGTCCTGCTCTTTTTTATGCCTTATTCCCGGTACTAACAGGAACTTTCCAACCGAATTCTCATTCTTTCGGTGCTCTTTCGCCTGTAGCCCAAGGCAGAGCAGCGACATAGACAGGGTGATCACATGCTGCAAATCGCTGCAATTTGTCGCTTTTTAGGGCGGGGAGCCATTTTGCATTCTCGCGGGAGAATAAAAAAGTTTGACAACAACGGCCGCCTCAACTAAGTTTTCGCCTGACAGCAGACTGGAGTTGCCGTGAATATAACCGTAATCGGTATGGGAGAAGTCGGCAAGCATATAGCCGGCTTTCTTGCTGCAGAAGAACATGATGTCACGATCATAGATTCCAATCCTCTCTCGGTTGCAGATGCCGAGGAGAGAATGGATGTCATGGCGCTGGTCGGTCAGGGTGGGAGCATCAAGTGTCTTAGGAAGGCTGAGGTTGCCAAAGCCGACCTGGTCATAGCTGTCACGGATGACGATGAGGCCAACATGCTGGCCGCTCTCGGTGCTAAGAGCCTTGGTGCAAAGAAGACTATCGCGAGAATATCTTCGCGAGAATATCTCGAGGGTGAGTCGGGCGTCTATCACGATGTGATGGGCATCGATCTGGTGATATGTCCTCAGATTCTCTCGGCGCTCGAGATAACCAAGCTTGTCAAGTCTGTCGGCGCATTGATGGTAGAGAATTTCGCAGAAAACCGCGTGGAGTTGATTCAGCTTAAACTCAATGAACAGCTCAAGATAGTGGGGAAGACTCTCAAGGAGGTCACCATGCCTCCAAACACACTCATAGCCGCAGTGGCTCGGGACGATCGTGTAATCATCCCTTCTGGCGACGATGAGTTGCTGCTTAATGACGAAGTCCTTGTGATCGGTATGATCGAGGCTATCGAGCAGGTCGAGGAGCTCTTCGGCAAGAAGCATCGCGGCAAGGCGAGAAAAGCAGTCATAGTCGGAGGGGGTGAAATAGGATTCTCGCTCGTTCAATCACTCAAAGGCGAGCAAATAGAAGTCACATTGATCGAGAAGGATGCCGAGCGATGCAAGTTTCTCTCCGAATCGCTGGAAAATGCCTTGATTATCAATGGTGACGGCACATCAATGGATATTCTCGAGGAAGTCGGCGTTGCGGAATGTGATATCTTCATCTCTGTCGTGTCGCGTGGCGAGGAAGTCAATTTGCTTACCGGTCTTCTCGCAAAGAAGATGGGTGCTCGCAAGAGCGTCGTGCTTGCGAACAAACCGGATTATAGGGAGCTATACGAGCAGCTCGGAATCGATGCTGTCGTCTCTCCGCGTCTCGTCGCTGCAAATCAAATCATGAAGTATGTCAGGGCGGGAAGGGTCGTATCGACTACCATTATAGAAGAGGGCAAGGCAGAGATCCTTGAGATTATTGCTCCTCCATCTTCCCGGATAGTCGAGAAGTCACTGAAAGATCTCAACTTTCCCAAAGGAGCTGTTATTGGTGCGGTCGTCGGTCCGAAAGGTGTTATGATTCCTACAGGAGACGATACGATCGCGCCCAACTCAACTGTGATCGTCTTCACGATACCATCCGCGCGCAAGAGAGTCGAGAAGCTCTTTAAGATAAAGATGTCAGAATGAATTACAAGACAATCGCCAGGCTCCTGGGGTTACTTCTCATTGGCGTATCAGTTTTCATGGCTACCGCGATTGTCTTCGCTGTTCACTCGGACGGCATCCGCAGCATTGTCACATTCTCCGTGGCGTCTGCGATAACTGCGGGAGCTGGGCTGCTGCTTTACATGCCGAGTAGAAAAGAGAAAGTATCCATTCATCCGAGGGAGGCTATAGCAGTTGTCACGCTCGGCTGGATCGCAATATCACTCTTCGGCGGCATACCGTATATGATCGACGGTACACTCACAAATCCGGCGGATGCATTCTTCGAATCGGCATCCGGCTTCACGACTACCGGATCATCGGTCATGACAGATATTGAGTCATCGTCCAGATCCATACTCTACTGGCGATCGCTTACGCAATGGCTCGGAGGCATGGGGATTATCGTGCTGTTTATCGCGATCCTGCCGCAGCTCGGTGTAGGCGCTAAGCACCTGTTCAAGTCGGAGGTTCCCGGTCCCATCACCGAGACTTTGAAGCCGAAACTGAAGCAGACTTCCAGCATCCTTTGGAAGATTTACATAGGATTCACAGCGACACTTCTCGTCAGCCTCATGCTTGCAGGCATGAGTTTCTTCGATGCCCTCTGCCATTCCCTAACATGCATGGCAACGGGTGGTTTCTCGACAATGAACATGTCCATAGCACATTATGACAGCGCGGCAATTGATGTCATATTGACATTCTTCATGCTCTTCGCCGGTATTAACTTTGGGTTGTACTACGTTCTGACGAGGGGGCGGATCAAAGACTTTGTCTCAAATGTGGAATTTCAGGTATATATCGCTGTTAACGTTGTGGCGATTCTGCTGATCGCACTTAATATCATGGGACGGCATCCCAATTTCTTTGAGGCCCTCCGGTATGCATCGTTTCAGACTTTGTCGGTTTCGACCGCTACCGGCTTCGTGACCGACAATTTCGACCGGTACCCATCCTTCTCCAAGATCCTGATGGTAGTACTGATGTTCATGGGTGGATCCGCAGGGTCGACAGCAGGGGGAATCAAGGTCTCGCGAATCGTGATTCTCGTGAAAGCCGCGTACAATGAGATTTACAAGGCATTTCATCCCCACGCGGTCTTTGCCGTCAAAGTCGGCAAACAGGTGATTGATGAAACCATCATAAGATCAGTGCTGATTTTTGTCGGTGTGTTTATCCTTTCATGGGTCGTAGGCACACTTGTGATGGCATCCATGGGGCTCGATATGGCGACTGCCGCTTCATCTGTCGTCGCTTGCATGTCCAATGTTGGCCCCGGGCTCGCCAGGGTCGGCGCTATCGAAAACTTCGCATTCATTCCCTGGGGCGGTAAGCTCTTTCTCTCATTCATGATGATCCTCGGAAGACTCGAACTCTTCACAGTGCTCGTGCTGCTCATCCCCGATTTCTGGCGACGATAGTCAGGAGTCTAAGCCGTCAATCAATCCAGTCAGCCATGAACACATTGGTTTCGCCCGGCTTGTCATTGTGTCGATTCGAACAGAACAGAAGCTTCTTTCCGTCGTGTGAAAACATGGGGAATCCGTCGAACGTCGAATTGTAAGTGATTCTCTCCAGACCGGAGCCGTCGTCATTGACCATGAACAGATCGAAGTTCCGCCTCGGCGCAACCGTGTCGGCCAGATTAGAGCAGAATATTATGCGCTTGCCGTCAGGATGAAAATAGGGCGCGAAATTAGCCGCGCCGTTGTTGGTTATTTGGCGACGATTCGAACCGTCCGCATCCATCACGAATATTTCGAGCTTGCCGGGGCGTATCATGTCCTGATCAAGGAGGTTCCTGTAGTCCTCAATCTCTGCGTCTGTCTCCGGTCGGGAAGCTCGATAGACTATCCTCTTGCTGTCCCTTGAGAAGAATGGGCCGCCGTCATATCCGGGTGAATCTGTCAATCTGCGCACATCGGAGCCATCAGGCTTCATCGTGTAGATTTCAAGATCACCGCTGCGCAGCGACGTGAACGCGATCATAGATCCATTGGGAGAGTAAACAGCCTCAGCATCATACCGCGGACTATTTGTCAGATTCACGAGGTTCGCGCCATCAAGATCAGCTTGAAAGATATCAAACCCCGGATAGAGAGCCCACACATATCCTTTCGACATGTCTGCCGGTGGCGGGCAGTCGTGAGATGACAGGTGCGTAGATGAATAAATGATCTTCTTGCCGTCAGGCTGAATAAACGCGCAAGTGGTGCGGCCCTTGCCGGTAGAGACGAGAGTGATGTCAGAACCGTCGGCGTTCATCGTAAATATCTGATCGCACTGAAATGTGTCTCGTGTCGCTTGAAAAATAATCTCGTCCCCGTTGTACGAGAAATACGCTTCAGCATTCTCGCGACCAAATGTGAGCTGTCTCACATTCGCGAGATGGCGCCCTTCACTGGAAAACAGAAGGCTCATAGTATCAACGGTCGCCTGCGATCTTGAAGTATCTTGCTTCTGAGTGTTTGTATCCGAGCATGCGACGAGCATCGCCGCGAGGATAGTCAAGATCAATCTAAGGGCAATTGCCATTTGTTCCTCCTCTATGGTATTCAACAGCCACTATCCGAACCCACTCAAAGTACACTAAGAATGTCCCTTAATCAACATTATTGTCGGATCGGAGTACAATAATCAAAGCTGGTAAAACTTGCTAAGTCATTGTTATGTCAACACATAACGGAAATCGTACGAATTCCATCGATTTTTGAAACTTAATCTGCACTTTTTTGTAATTGTTATTAGATGTGATTGAAAGGAGAGTTTGTCGGTCGATGAAGGTTA from Candidatus Zixiibacteriota bacterium encodes the following:
- a CDS encoding oligosaccharide flippase family protein translates to MFAEIKGILKHSVVYLAGTLASRMVGFVMIPVYTHYLTTEEYGTLELLDLTSYLIGLLLAMGVAQSVVRLYHDYDDQVRQNRVVSVAMITLWVASAFSAIWLLLFARDISQLVFKSPDYLQLFHLIFVTMILNLNIEIPMNLLLIRERSVLYNVINLVRLAINLSLNIIFIVYLGMGVKGILLGGLLTSAVTGVFLTIFTIRQIGLSFSRQTFFDMLKYGTPLIGSWLGMFIVNFGDRFILQRFASLSDVGIYSLAYKFGMLPNFLVLTPFMLIWGPKRFEIARLDDAKRTYSYVFTYFLFVQLFIGLGVSVLIKDVVSIVADSEYHSAYMYVPMIILSYVLWGCYSYAQLGMLLEKKTKYLAYASGIGAAVNVGANLLLIPELKLWGASIATLITFGVIFCFVYNRSQKLYNIPYQLARIAKMTFCAFGLLAIASIIDISNVFLSIVTKFSLACCFPVVLYFLRFYTATELAKMREGVHRIKILTTESVLPRIPLINRLIGKGRR
- a CDS encoding TrkH family potassium uptake protein, which codes for MNYKTIARLLGLLLIGVSVFMATAIVFAVHSDGIRSIVTFSVASAITAGAGLLLYMPSRKEKVSIHPREAIAVVTLGWIAISLFGGIPYMIDGTLTNPADAFFESASGFTTTGSSVMTDIESSSRSILYWRSLTQWLGGMGIIVLFIAILPQLGVGAKHLFKSEVPGPITETLKPKLKQTSSILWKIYIGFTATLLVSLMLAGMSFFDALCHSLTCMATGGFSTMNMSIAHYDSAAIDVILTFFMLFAGINFGLYYVLTRGRIKDFVSNVEFQVYIAVNVVAILLIALNIMGRHPNFFEALRYASFQTLSVSTATGFVTDNFDRYPSFSKILMVVLMFMGGSAGSTAGGIKVSRIVILVKAAYNEIYKAFHPHAVFAVKVGKQVIDETIIRSVLIFVGVFILSWVVGTLVMASMGLDMATAASSVVACMSNVGPGLARVGAIENFAFIPWGGKLFLSFMMILGRLELFTVLVLLIPDFWRR
- a CDS encoding polysaccharide pyruvyl transferase family protein, with product MLKRISCLGYFGYRNTGDEAILSVLVDQMDKIGLRDKLVVFSGDVESTKRFHAVDAVQNILPTSTSKFTVGILGRNRSNFVKSLRTYLKSDMLIIGGGGLFFDYPHTNEYVQQLLDKIRWGKRLGKKVVLLGVGVGPIHRHDTATALRSTLDKADLICVRDNKSQQLLLETGLSESAIHVTEDFAFLLKPVSEERIEYILRKEELSKSYNTPLIGIGLCGRHAQDDWFRAAMVKFCDHVIQTLGARICFIPMQTGGGFDDRLDVRLIHEAINRKEMVTLVEHEYGPKEILSIISKMDFVIGERFHAALFAATSGVPVIGISYMPKVKRLFHKIGQDDWCLDRDGLTGPKLIKVFDSLWETGSKVSADLRRLVPPLVDQSHLNFELFQQYLEKSQLL
- the trkA gene encoding Trk system potassium transporter TrkA; translation: MNITVIGMGEVGKHIAGFLAAEEHDVTIIDSNPLSVADAEERMDVMALVGQGGSIKCLRKAEVAKADLVIAVTDDDEANMLAALGAKSLGAKKTIARISSREYLEGESGVYHDVMGIDLVICPQILSALEITKLVKSVGALMVENFAENRVELIQLKLNEQLKIVGKTLKEVTMPPNTLIAAVARDDRVIIPSGDDELLLNDEVLVIGMIEAIEQVEELFGKKHRGKARKAVIVGGGEIGFSLVQSLKGEQIEVTLIEKDAERCKFLSESLENALIINGDGTSMDILEEVGVAECDIFISVVSRGEEVNLLTGLLAKKMGARKSVVLANKPDYRELYEQLGIDAVVSPRLVAANQIMKYVRAGRVVSTTIIEEGKAEILEIIAPPSSRIVEKSLKDLNFPKGAVIGAVVGPKGVMIPTGDDTIAPNSTVIVFTIPSARKRVEKLFKIKMSE